A genomic region of Mugil cephalus isolate CIBA_MC_2020 chromosome 5, CIBA_Mcephalus_1.1, whole genome shotgun sequence contains the following coding sequences:
- the si:ch211-203d1.3 gene encoding protein phosphatase Slingshot homolog 3: MALLTLHRIPSISAAPDELLQRRGRLQKRESFALVKGAALLLEDGDSVGLHEETSQPPTSPVKQDSGASDTRRRHLHAMVEQLRPEDTLKLAVQLESSSPVRVRYLIVVSTLGSKQESILLGMDFPSSDSDRCTIGLVLPVWSDTQVYLDGDGGFSVTSAEETRIFKPVSMQTMWSVLQVLHGCCERAVKAAVIPGNGLEWAQHYNQNIESDRFCLNEWEAMNDLESVRRDSNGQSSADRVSNETLIKEHLRDIMRTEDLDNLTSKMVHAALETRIGFDMRPYKEYIDNEILVTMAQMDKPSKIFDYLYLGSEWNAANFEELQKNNVGYILNVTREIDNFFPESFTYMNIRVYDVEATDLLSHWPDTYNFINGARKSGQAVLVHCKMGVSRSASTVIAYAMKQQRWPLDVALAYVRDRRSIIKPNEGFMKQLQTYDGILKASQQRHSALWRRKSKEQRQKTVCKDDGGEEEEEEDEDDEDDEDDDEEGEGLDERDGSEEEPEVFGELPHKTSTKQDPEQTGPGPVITVNEPDKVAPSVNRSGRMNLFSLMQSISELDDVDKGHEQMPGSPMRSPAQRRRSHGRRALAHQAACVDVSPEPRSLPDVGEASPEVDKEMDKLSV; the protein is encoded by the exons ATGGCTCTGTTGACCCTGCACCGGATCCCGTCTATCTCCGCCGCTCCA GATGAGCTCCTCCAAAGAAGAGGGAGACTTCAGAAAAG GGAGAGCTTTGCCCTCGTAAAAGGGGCAGCTCTTCTGCTGGAAGATGGCGACTCCGTGGGGCTTCACGAGGAGACTTCTCAACCTCCGACTTCACCGGTGAAGCAGGACAGTGGAGCATCAGACACGCGGCGCAGGCACCTCCACGCCATGGTTGAACAGCTCAGACCGGAAGATACTTTGAAGCTG GCGGTGCAGCTGGAGTCCAGCAGCCCGGTCAGAGTCAGGTATCTGATCGTCGTGTCCACGCTGGGCAGCAAACAGGAGAGCATCCTGCTGGGCATGGATTTCCCCAGCTCAGACAG TGATCGCTGCACCATAGGTCTCGTTCTGCCGGTGTGGAGCGACACACAAGTGTATCTGGACGGAGACGG tGGTTTCAGCGTGACTTCAGCAGAAGAGACCAGGATTTTTAAGCCGGTGTCCATGCAGACAATGTG GTCGGTGCTGCAGGTGTTGCACGGCTGCTGTGAGCGGGCAGTCAAGGCGGCTGTGATCCCGGGCAACGGGCTGGAGTGGGCCCAGCATTACAACCAGAACATCGAGTCTGATCGCTTCTGCCTCAATGAGTGGGAGGCCATGAACGACCTGGAGTCGGTCCGCAGGGACAGTAACGGGCAGAG CTCGGCAGACAGAGTTTCCAACGAGACTCTGATCAAAGAGCATCTGAGAGACATCATGAGGACCGAAGACCTGGACAACCTCACATCTAAAATG GTGCACGCTGCTCTGGAGACCCGGATAGGCTTCGACATGAGACCCTACAAGGAGTACATCGACAACGAGATCCTTGTCACCATGGCTCAGATGGACAAGCCCTCTAAAATATTTGACTACCTTTACCTA GGCTCTGAGTGGAACGCAGCAAActttgaggagctgcagaaaaacaa cgtgGGCTACATCCTGAATGTGACGAGGGAGATTGATAACTTTTTCCCAGAGTCTTTCACTTACATGAACATCAGAGTTTACGATGTGGAAGCGACCGATCTGCTCTCTCATTGGCCAGACACGTACAACTTCATCAACGGTGCAAG GAAGAGCGGGCAGGCGGTGTTGGTGCACTGTAAGATGGGCGTGTCTCGCTCTGCATCCACGGTGATCGCTTACGCCATGAAGCAGCAGCGCTGGCCTCTGGATGTGGCCCTGGCCTACGTCAGGGATCGCAGGTCCATCATCAAGCCCAACGAGGGCTTCATGAAGCAGCTGCAGACCTACGACGGCATCCTCAAAGCAAG CCAGCAGCGCCACAGCGCACTCTGGAGGCGAAAGTCaaaagaacaaagacaaaagactGTGTGCAAGGACgacggaggagaggaagaggaggaggaggacgaggatgatgaggatgatgaggatgatgatgaggaaggtGAAGGACTTGATGAAAGGGACGGTTCAGAGGAAGAGCCCGAG gtattTGGAGAGCTCCCCCACAAGACCAGCACCAAGCAGGACCCTGAGCAGACGGGACCAGGTCCTGTCATCACTGTAAATGAACCAGACAAG GTCGCTCCGAGCGTTAACCGCAGTGGCAGGATGAACCTCTTCTCGCTCATGCAGTCTATCAGCGAACTAGATGATGTGGACAAAGGACACGAACAG ATGCCCGGCAGTCCGATGCGGTCTCCAGCGCAGCGGAGGCGTAGCCACGGGAGACGAGCACTCGCTCACCAGGCAGCGTGCGTGGACGTCTCGCCTGAACCCCGCAGCCTGCCGGATGTCGGAGAAGCAAGCCCTGAAGTGGACAAAGAGATGGACAAGCTTTCAGTGTAA
- the mrpl18 gene encoding 39S ribosomal protein L18, mitochondrial, translating into MALREINRGVRLLLGQIHRCRPVAASQTARCLSQAAPRSEPVEDQSEAVSPTFVNRNPRNLEQMALAVKDRGWKTIWPRREYYHRLMFFRSNHFVTAQVFSSSSPDPVLTCSTKEWALKEQLASTNCVAACQAVGEVLAHRCRQAGITRMVYREIPWTYRSDAVQSFRAAMKAGGITLSEPRRKFVGT; encoded by the exons ATGGCTCTGAGGGAAATAAATCGCGGTGTGCGGCTGCTCCTCGGTCAAATCCATCGATGTCGCCCAGTGGCTGCAAGCCAGACAG CTCGGTGCTTGAGTCAGGCGGCCCCTCGGTCGGAACCCGTAGAGGATCAAAGTGAAGCCGTGAGCCCGACCTTCGTGAACAGGAACCCCCGCAACCTGGAGCAGATGGCCCTGGCTGTGAAGGACCGAGGCTGGAAGACCATCTGGCCCCGCCGCGAGTACTACCACAG GCTGATGTTCTTCCGCAGCAACCACTTCGTGACGGCCCAAGTGTTCTCCAGCAGCTCTCCCGACCCGGTGCTGACTTGTTCAACCAAAGAGTGGGCgctgaaggagcagctggcTTCCACGAACTGCGTGGCGGCGTGTCAGGCCGTGGGCGAGGTGCTGGCGCATCGGTGCCGGCAGGCTGGCATCACCAGAATGGTGTACAGGGAGATTCCCTGGACGTACCGCTCCGATGCT GTTCAGTCTTTCAGGGCAGCGATGAAAGCGGGAGGAATCACCCTCAGCGAACCCAGAAGGAAATTTGTCGGGACATGA